A stretch of DNA from Thioalkalivibrio sp. XN279:
CCGGACTATCCCAGCCATCGCGTCATCAAGGCCTATTTCGACGATTACGCCGCGCACTTCGGCCTGCGCGAGCACATCCGCTGCAACACCGAGGTGACGCGCGCCGAGCGCGCCGCAGACGGCTCCTGGGCGGTGACGCTCGACAGCGGCGAGACCGAGCGTTTCGACGCCCTGGTGGTGGCCAACGGCCACCACTGGGACCCGCGCTGGCCCGAGCCGCCGTACACCGGCGAGTTCGACGGCGCGCAGATCCATTCGCACCAGTACATGAACCCGCATGAGCCGCTGGATTTCCACGGCAAGCGCGTGCTCGTCGTCGGCATGGGCAACAGCGCCATGGACATCGCCTGCGAGCTGTCGCGCCCCGGCATCGCGGAGAAACTGTTTCTCTCCGCCCGCAACGGCGTGTGGATACTGCCCAAGTACCTGTTCGGCATCCCGATGTCGCGTCTCGGCATGCTGCCGCACTGGGTGCCGTGGCAGATCGGCGGCTTCCTCACCCGTCTCGCGGTGACGCTCAACGCCGGCTCGCCCTGGCGCTTCGGCCTGCCGCGCCCGACGCACCGCATGCTCCAGGCCCATCCCACCATCAGCCAGGAAATCTACATGCGCCTCGGCAGCGGCGACGTGCTGCCGCGCCCCGGCATTCGCATGCTCAAGGGCGACCGGGTCGAATTCAGCGACGGGCGCGAGGAGCAGGTCGACGTCATCGTATGGTGCACCGGTTACAAGCTCAGCCTGCCGTTCTTCGATCCGGGCTTCATCTCCGCGCCGGGCAACGACCTGCCGCTGTGGGAGCGCATGATCAAGCCGGGCATCGACAACCTCTACTTCGTCGGCCTGTTGCAGCCCCTGGGCGCCATCATGCCGATCGCCGAGGCACAGGGGCGCTTCATCGGCGATCACCTGCTCGGGCGCATCGTGCTGCCCGATACGGCGGAGATGCAGCGCGCCATGGCGAAAGAGCGCGCGGCCATGTTCCGCCGTTACCAGGACCACGCACCGCGCCACACCATGCAGGTGGACTTCGAAGCCTACCTGCACCGGCTGCGCAAGCATGCACGCCGCGGCCGCCGCCTCGCCGCGGACGCAGCGTAGGGCCCGGTGGCGCTGCGCCGACTGCTGGCGCGCGGGCTCGTGCGCACCCTGGTGCGGCGCGACCTGGCGCCATCCCGCTCCCTGGCGGCGCGCCGCCGTGCCGTGGACCGCGCCGCTCGCCTGCTGCGCCTGCCGCGCGGGGTACGCAGCATGCCCGCGGCGGGTTTTCCAGGCAGCGAGTGGCTGCTGCCTGCAGGCGTCGCGACGGCAGACAGCGGTCCAGCAATTCTCTACCTGCACGGCGGCGGCTTCGTGCTCGGCTCGCCGCGCAGCCACCGCAGCGTGGCGGCGCACCTCGCGGCGGCCTGCGCGCGGCCGGTGCTGCTGCTCGATTACCCACTGGCGCCGGAGCAGGCCTTCCCGGCAGCGCCCGACACGGTGCTGGAGGCGTGGGAGCGGGTGACGGCTGCGGGCGGGCGTCCCATCGCGCTGGCGGGGGATTCGGCCGGGGGCTGGCTGGCGCTGCGGCTGGCATTGCAGGCGGGCGCCATGGGCCTGCCGGCGCCGACGGCAATGGCGCTGTTCTCGCCCCTGCTCGATCTCGGGCGGGCCTCGGCCTCGACCGCGCCCGACCTCATGCTCCCGCCCGGCTTTGTCGCCGCGGGCATCCGGGCGTTTGCGGGCGGGCTGCCGCCGGCAGACCCGCGGCTCGACCTGCTCGGCCAGTCGCTGGCGGGGCTGCCCCCGCTGTTCATTGCCTACGATGCCGACGAGATGCTGGCCCCAGACAGCCGGCGCCTCGCCGAGGCGGCTGCGGCAGCCGGTGTGCGCGTGCGCGTCGCAGCGGAGAGCGGGCTGTGGCATGCATGGCCGCTGCTGGCCGGCCTGTTGCCCGAGGCCGGCGCCACCCTGCGCCAGGCGGCGGCGGTGCTCGCGCCGCGGCGAGGAGCCGTCTCCTGATGCTGTTGCACAATCCGACACTGCGATTGCTGGCCGGGGCCGCGATGATCAGCTTCGCCCCGGTGTTCGTGCGCCTGACCCCGGTCAGCCCGACCGACAGCGCCTTCTATCGCACCCTGTTCGGCGGCCTGATGCTGGCCGCCTGGGTATTCGCCCGGCGCACCCCGGTGGAGCGGCGCTCGGGGCTGGCGCTGGTCGCGCTGCTGGCGGCCGGGTTGCTGTTCGCCGCCGACCTCGCCGTGTGGCACCGGAGCATCTGGTACGTGGGCCCCGGGCTGGCGACACTGCTGGGCAATTTCCAGGTGTTCGTGCTGGCGCTTGTCGGTATCGTCTTCTTCCGCGAAAAGGCGCGCTGGGAGCTGATGCTCGCCATCCCCATGGCCTTCGTGGGTCTCGGCCTGATCGTCGGTTTCGAGTGGCGCTCGCTGGATGCGGAGTATCGCTGGGGGATCTTGTTCGGCCTCGCCACCGCCTTGTTCTACTCCGCGTACATCCTGTCGCTGCGGCGTGCACGCGCGGCCAGCCCCCAGGGCTCGATCGCCGCGGACCTGATGATCGTGTCGCTGGTCTCGGCGGCCTGCCTGTACCTCGGCTCCGGGGTCGGCGGCGCCGGCATCGCGCTGCCCGACCCGGGCGCCGCATGGATGCTGGCGGCTTATGCGCTGGTGGCCCAGGTGGTCGGCTGGCTGCTGATCTCCGGCAGCCTGCCGCACGTGCCGGCCTCGCGCGTGGGCCTGATCCTGTTGTTGCAGCCGACCCTGGCCTTCATCTGGGACGTGCTGATTTTCGCGCGCGAGTTCGGCGCCCGCGAGACGGCCGGCGCCGCACTGGCCATCGCCGCCATCGGCCTCGGCTCGCTGCCGCGACGCGGCGGCAAACGCCCGGCCTGAGCGCGCCGCCCTCAGGTCCAGAGGGCGATGGCGCCCGCCGCCACCTCGATTTCCAGCCGCTCGACCTCCAGCCCCAGCAGTTCCCCGTCTGCCTGGGCCGGCACCGGCCGGTCGCTCGTCACTTCCAGCCGGCGCGCCCGGGCCTGGTGCGCGATGGGCAGCCGCCCGTGCGTTCCGCGCATGACGCTCGGCGCGTGGCGCAGGACCTGGAAGCGGCCGAGTGCGTCGGCCCACACCAGGTCGAGACAGCCGTCATCCAGCTCGGCCTGTGGCGCGAGGTGGAACAGTCCCCCGGCGTAGCGGCCGTTGCAGGCCGCCACCAGCGTCACTGCACGCCGGTCTTCGCCGCCGTTCCCGTCGGCATCCTCCCAGCGCAGCGTGCACACCGGGTCGCCGATGCCCGCGTACAGCGCCCCGACGAGTCCGGCGGCATAGCCCAGCGCGCCCGGCAGCCACTTGTGGCCGGCGGTGGCGTGGGCGATCGCCGCATCGAAGCCGAGTCCGACGGCGTTGATGAACCAGCGTCCGTTGACCCGCCCGGCGTCTACGCGGCGCGCTGTGCAGCCGCCGGCCAGCAAGGCGCAGGCCCGGCGCCAGTCGCGCGGCAGCCCGGCGGACTTGATGAAGTCGTTGCCGGTGCCGAGCGGCACGATACCGAGGATGGTGGGTGCGCCCGGCACCTCGAGCAGGCCGCGCGCCACCTCCGACAGGGTGCCGTCGCCGCCGAGCACAATGACCCTGGCGCGGCCGCGCCCGGCTTCGTTTGCCGCGGCTTCAGCCAGGTGTCCGGGGCCGCGGCTGACCACGGTCTCGACCCGCATGCCGGCGCTCGCCAGCAGCTTTGCGGCGCGGGCGCCGAGCCGATCGCCACGCCCGCTGCCGGCAGCGGGGTTGGCGAGCAGTACGACGGCCTCTGGCATGGGGTTCCTCCGCAGCGACGCCGCGCAGCATAACCCAGGCCTGCCGCGCCGCGAGCACGCACAGGTGCCCGTGATCCGGGCTAGAATCGGGCCTTTCGTCGCCGCATCGCCCCGCCATGCTCGAACTCGCCTGCAAGCTCATCCTCGGCTACCTGGCCGGGTCCATCGTCGGCAGCCTGGTGGTCGGGCGCCTGCGCGGCGTCGACATCCGGCTGCTCGGCAGCGGCAACGCCGGCGGCACCAATGCCTTGCGCACCCAGGGCAAGGGTTTCGCCCTCGCGGTGGTGCTCATCGACGTGCTGAAGGCGGTCCTGCCCATCCTCTGGCTGACTGGCGCCGCGCTGCCCGGGGTGCCGGTGGATGCCGCGGTGTCGCGCGAGGCCGTGGCCGTGGTCATCGGGGCCGGCGCCGTGGCCGGGCACGTGTGGCCGGTGTTCTTCGGCTTCCGCGGCGGCAAGGGCATGGCGACGCTGGTCGGCGCCTACGCCGCCATCGAGGCTGCCTTGCTGGCGCCGGTGCTGGCGGGATGGGTGCTGGTGGCGGTGATTGGCGGCTACGTGGGCATCGCGACCATGTCTGCGGCGGCGGTGGCTCCGCTGTGGCTGGCCGTCACCGGGCAGGCCGGGCGGCCGCTGTTCTGGTTCGCGCTGCTGATGGCGGTGTTCGTGGCCTGGACCCACCGCAGCAACATCGCGCGCCTGCGCGCCCGCACGGAGCACCGCATGTTCCGCGGCCTGCTGGGCCGGCGGCGATGAGCTTCAACATGGCGCTGCTGCGGGCGCTGGCTCCGGGAGACCCGGTCTCGGGCACGGCGCTCGGGCGCGCGCTGGGGACCAGCCGTACCGCGATCTGGAAGGGTATACAGCGGCTGGTCGACCTCGGACTCGAGGTGGAAGCGAAGCCCGGCCTGGGCTACCGCCTGGCGGCGCCGCTCGAGTTGCTGGACGCGGCCCGCCTGCGGCGTGCCTTGCCGGCGGCGGCGAGCGCCAGGCTTGCCCGGCTGGAAGTGCTGGCAGAAACCGATTCCACCAACAGCCGCGTGCTTTTCTCGGACGCGGCGCCCGGCGTGCTGGTGGCCTGCCTCGCGGAACACCAGAGCGCCGGCCGCGGTCGCCACGGGCGTGCATGGCTGGCCGCGCCAGGGCGGGGCGTGTGCCTGTCGGTCGGCGGGCGCATGCCGGCCAGTCCGGCAGACTTCGCCGGCCTGCCGCCCGCCGTGGGCCTCGCTTGCGCCGAGGCGCTGGAACGGCTGGGGGTACCGGGTGTGCGGCTGAAATGGCCCAACGACCTGTTGCTGGGCGACGCCAAGCTCGGCGGCATCCTCATCGAGCTGCGTGGCGAGGCCCAGGGACCGGCCACTGTGGCGGTGGGCATCGGCCTGAACCTGCACGTCGGCGCGCCGATGCGGGCCGCGATCGGTGCGGCAGGCGGGTTGCCGCCGGCCGCGCTGGCTGATGCGGCACCCGATGTCGGCCGCAACGAAGTGGCCGCGGCGCTGCTGGCGGCGGTCGTCGAAACCCTCGCGCAGATGCCGGGGGGGCTGGGCGAGGAGGCGCTCGCAGCATGGGTGCGTCGTGACGCCCTGCGCGACCGCGCGGTGCGGCTGGAGACCCCGGGGCGCGCGGAAACCGGTATCGCGCGCGGCATAGACGCCACCGGCGCCTTGCTGCTCGAGACCGCCGACGGGACCCTGCGGCGCGTCACCGCCGGCGAGGTGACGCTGAGGCCGGCGGCATGACCCTGTTGCTGGATCTCGGCAATACCCGCCTCAAGGCGGCGCGCAGCGACGGCAGTGGCGGCCTGGAGCTGCTGGGAGAGGCCTCCCATCGTGAGCACGGCATGGCCGGGGCGCTGGCCCGGGCGCTGGGCGCGTCCGCGCCCGGCGCGGGTGTGGCCTGGTGCGCCAATGTCGCCGGGCCGGCGGCCGGCGAAGCCTTGGCGGCGGCGCTGGCACAGGCCGGCGGCGGCGGCCTCAGTTTCCTGCGCGCCGCCCCGGAAGCCTGCGGCGTGAGCTGTGCGTACGCGGAGCCGGCGCGCCTGGGCGCGGACCGCTGGGCGGCGCTGCTGGGCGCGCGCGGCCTGTCGGCGGCCCCCTGCGTGGTAGTGGATGCCGGCTCGGCTCTGACCATCGACGCCATGGCAGCGCAGGGCCGCCATCTCGGCGGCTGGATCCTGCCGGGGCTGGCGATGATGGTGGACGCCCTGGAGGCTCGCACCGGGGACCTGGCGCGCTTCCGCCAGGCCTCGGCCCCCGCGGTCACCGGTGGTTTCCCGACCGACACCCGGTCGGCGATGGAAGAGGGCGCCCGCCTGGCTGCCCTGGGTGCGGTGGCGGCAGCGCAGGAGAGACTTGCGCTGCATGCCGGGGCGCCAGCGCGGCTTTTCCTGACCGGGGGAGATGCGCCGGCGCTGCACTCCGCGCTGGAAACTGCGGAGCTCGTGCCCGAGCTGGTGCTGCTGGGACTGGCGCGCGCCGCGGCCGGGAACCCGGTGTCGAATATGAACGCTTGCTGAACCCTGGGGCAGGGCTGATCGTGGCCTTTACGCATGTTCCGGCGGGAGCGCATCGGTATACTGGCATCGACTATGTCATCGTCATGAGTCCAGGAGGACTGAAGTTATGAAGAAGCTCACCATCGCGATTCTCGCTGCCCCCATTCTGGCGTTCAGCGGTGCCGCGCTGGCCGGCGACGCCGATGCCGGCAAGGCCAAGGCCGAAGAACTGTATTGCATGGATTGCCATGCCGGCGAAGACTTCGCCGGTATGAGCCTCGAGGAGATCACGGCAGCCCTCGCGGCCCTGAAGAGCCCCGACTCCGCGCATCCCCCGGGCACCGAGGACATGACGGAAGCCGATATTCCCGACCTGGCCGCCTACTTCTACGCGGCCGGCGGCGGCCAGTAAGCCGTCTCCACGGTCTGTGACCAGGCGCCGCCCCCGGGAGACCGGGGGCGGCGTTCTTAATTGCCCGTCCCGCCTGTGGCGGCGCCGGCGGTTGCCGCAGGCGCGGGGCGCTCCTAGAATGCGCCGGCAGGCCGGTGTAGCTCAGTTGGCAGAGCGGCTGATTTGTAATCAGCAGGTCGCAGGTTCGACCCCTGTCGCCGGCTCCAGTGTTGTCCCCAGCCGACTGCAGCCGAGGCCGAAGTCGACTATACTCCGTCGCCCACTTTCCTAACCGAAGGAAACCTGTACATGAAGAAGCTTGCCATCGCCCTGATGTCCCTGCCCCTGGTTGCCGTCAGCGGGGCTGCCCTTGCGGGCGACGCCGCGGCCGGTGCTGAGAAGGCCACGCTCTGCCTGGATTGCCATATGGCCGACGATTTCAGCGGCCTCGGCGCCGAGGAGATCGAGGCCCTGATCGTTGCCGCCAAGGGTGGCGAGGACCATCCCCCCGAGATCGGTGACCTGGCCGACGAAGACATCGCCGACGTGGCGGCCTTCTTCGCCCACGAGGGCGCCAAGTAGCCTGACGCCGGTTCGTCCGGGACCCGCGGCGGGGGCCACGGCCCCCGCCGTTTCTGTTGACACCCTCCCGCCCGCGTTTAATAATACGCGGCTTGCGCTTTTGGGAGGGGTACCCAAGCGGTCAACGGGGGCAGACTGTAAATCTGCTGGCTCAGCCTTCGGAGGTTCGAATCCTCCCCCCTCCACCACGCGTCCGCGGCGCAGGCCGTGAGGCGCGACGGCAGACAGGCCTGGGGCCGAGACATGAGACCACGCGCGGGCGTAGTTCAACGGTAGAACCTCAGCCTTCCAAGCTGATGATGTGGGTTCGATTCCCATCGCCCGCTCCAGATGGGGGCCGCGCCC
This window harbors:
- a CDS encoding glycerol-3-phosphate acyltransferase, which gives rise to MLELACKLILGYLAGSIVGSLVVGRLRGVDIRLLGSGNAGGTNALRTQGKGFALAVVLIDVLKAVLPILWLTGAALPGVPVDAAVSREAVAVVIGAGAVAGHVWPVFFGFRGGKGMATLVGAYAAIEAALLAPVLAGWVLVAVIGGYVGIATMSAAAVAPLWLAVTGQAGRPLFWFALLMAVFVAWTHRSNIARLRARTEHRMFRGLLGRRR
- a CDS encoding diacylglycerol kinase family protein, producing MPEAVVLLANPAAGSGRGDRLGARAAKLLASAGMRVETVVSRGPGHLAEAAANEAGRGRARVIVLGGDGTLSEVARGLLEVPGAPTILGIVPLGTGNDFIKSAGLPRDWRRACALLAGGCTARRVDAGRVNGRWFINAVGLGFDAAIAHATAGHKWLPGALGYAAGLVGALYAGIGDPVCTLRWEDADGNGGEDRRAVTLVAACNGRYAGGLFHLAPQAELDDGCLDLVWADALGRFQVLRHAPSVMRGTHGRLPIAHQARARRLEVTSDRPVPAQADGELLGLEVERLEIEVAAGAIALWT
- a CDS encoding NAD(P)/FAD-dependent oxidoreductase, with product MSDRPRVCVIGAGSSGIAVVKALKDRGIPQVCYEKGDDIGGNWYFRNSNGMSAAYESLHINTDAKLMEYRDYPMPPDTPDYPSHRVIKAYFDDYAAHFGLREHIRCNTEVTRAERAADGSWAVTLDSGETERFDALVVANGHHWDPRWPEPPYTGEFDGAQIHSHQYMNPHEPLDFHGKRVLVVGMGNSAMDIACELSRPGIAEKLFLSARNGVWILPKYLFGIPMSRLGMLPHWVPWQIGGFLTRLAVTLNAGSPWRFGLPRPTHRMLQAHPTISQEIYMRLGSGDVLPRPGIRMLKGDRVEFSDGREEQVDVIVWCTGYKLSLPFFDPGFISAPGNDLPLWERMIKPGIDNLYFVGLLQPLGAIMPIAEAQGRFIGDHLLGRIVLPDTAEMQRAMAKERAAMFRRYQDHAPRHTMQVDFEAYLHRLRKHARRGRRLAADAA
- a CDS encoding biotin--[acetyl-CoA-carboxylase] ligase, with the translated sequence MSFNMALLRALAPGDPVSGTALGRALGTSRTAIWKGIQRLVDLGLEVEAKPGLGYRLAAPLELLDAARLRRALPAAASARLARLEVLAETDSTNSRVLFSDAAPGVLVACLAEHQSAGRGRHGRAWLAAPGRGVCLSVGGRMPASPADFAGLPPAVGLACAEALERLGVPGVRLKWPNDLLLGDAKLGGILIELRGEAQGPATVAVGIGLNLHVGAPMRAAIGAAGGLPPAALADAAPDVGRNEVAAALLAAVVETLAQMPGGLGEEALAAWVRRDALRDRAVRLETPGRAETGIARGIDATGALLLETADGTLRRVTAGEVTLRPAA
- a CDS encoding type III pantothenate kinase, which translates into the protein MTLLLDLGNTRLKAARSDGSGGLELLGEASHREHGMAGALARALGASAPGAGVAWCANVAGPAAGEALAAALAQAGGGGLSFLRAAPEACGVSCAYAEPARLGADRWAALLGARGLSAAPCVVVDAGSALTIDAMAAQGRHLGGWILPGLAMMVDALEARTGDLARFRQASAPAVTGGFPTDTRSAMEEGARLAALGAVAAAQERLALHAGAPARLFLTGGDAPALHSALETAELVPELVLLGLARAAAGNPVSNMNAC
- a CDS encoding YqiA/YcfP family alpha/beta fold hydrolase, giving the protein MALRRLLARGLVRTLVRRDLAPSRSLAARRRAVDRAARLLRLPRGVRSMPAAGFPGSEWLLPAGVATADSGPAILYLHGGGFVLGSPRSHRSVAAHLAAACARPVLLLDYPLAPEQAFPAAPDTVLEAWERVTAAGGRPIALAGDSAGGWLALRLALQAGAMGLPAPTAMALFSPLLDLGRASASTAPDLMLPPGFVAAGIRAFAGGLPPADPRLDLLGQSLAGLPPLFIAYDADEMLAPDSRRLAEAAAAAGVRVRVAAESGLWHAWPLLAGLLPEAGATLRQAAAVLAPRRGAVS
- a CDS encoding DMT family transporter gives rise to the protein MLLHNPTLRLLAGAAMISFAPVFVRLTPVSPTDSAFYRTLFGGLMLAAWVFARRTPVERRSGLALVALLAAGLLFAADLAVWHRSIWYVGPGLATLLGNFQVFVLALVGIVFFREKARWELMLAIPMAFVGLGLIVGFEWRSLDAEYRWGILFGLATALFYSAYILSLRRARAASPQGSIAADLMIVSLVSAACLYLGSGVGGAGIALPDPGAAWMLAAYALVAQVVGWLLISGSLPHVPASRVGLILLLQPTLAFIWDVLIFAREFGARETAGAALAIAAIGLGSLPRRGGKRPA